The following are encoded in a window of Ruminiclostridium herbifermentans genomic DNA:
- a CDS encoding replication-associated recombination protein A: protein MREKIQPLAYRMSPRTIEEFVGQKHIIGKDKMLYRMIKADRITSIILYGPPGTGKTSLARIIANTTESSFEKLNAVTSGVADIKRIAADTKNTMLNPKGRTVLFIDEIHRFNKSQQDALLPYVEDGSIVLIGATTENPFFEVNKALISRSTVFMLKPLEHEDIKKLIITAINDKERGLGTYNINISEDAIDYLCEVCSGDARTALNSIELAVLTSELNENGIIDINLHTIEECVQKKAIRFDKNGEEHYDNISAFIKSMRGSNPDAAVFYLARALYAGEDVEFLARRIIICASEDVGMANPTALQVAVAAAQAVKMIGMPESRIILAHAAVTVACSPKSNSAYMAINKALADVETKNTGSVPMHLRNAPAKGMEQLGYGKGYKYAHDYENNLVKQEYFPEEMLGTLYYHPTENGYEAKIKAWLEKWREA from the coding sequence ATGAGAGAAAAAATACAACCATTGGCATATAGAATGTCACCAAGGACAATTGAAGAGTTTGTAGGACAGAAACATATAATTGGCAAAGATAAAATGCTGTACAGAATGATTAAAGCAGATAGAATAACGTCTATTATTTTATATGGACCGCCGGGCACGGGTAAAACCTCTCTTGCAAGAATAATTGCAAATACTACTGAGTCCAGCTTTGAAAAGCTAAATGCAGTTACTTCTGGAGTTGCAGATATAAAAAGGATAGCGGCAGATACAAAAAATACTATGCTAAATCCAAAAGGCAGGACTGTGCTATTTATTGATGAAATTCATCGCTTCAACAAGTCTCAGCAGGATGCGCTTTTACCCTATGTGGAGGATGGCTCAATTGTTTTGATAGGAGCCACTACAGAAAATCCTTTTTTTGAGGTGAATAAAGCCCTAATATCAAGGTCTACTGTGTTCATGCTAAAGCCCCTTGAGCATGAAGATATCAAAAAGCTTATAATTACAGCGATAAATGACAAAGAGCGAGGGCTAGGAACATACAATATCAATATATCTGAAGATGCCATTGATTATCTATGCGAGGTTTGCTCTGGAGATGCCAGAACAGCACTTAATTCTATTGAACTGGCTGTACTTACCTCTGAACTTAATGAAAATGGTATTATAGACATCAATCTTCATACAATTGAGGAATGTGTTCAAAAAAAGGCCATTCGATTTGATAAAAATGGTGAGGAGCATTATGATAATATAAGTGCGTTTATTAAATCAATGAGGGGTAGTAATCCCGATGCTGCTGTATTTTATTTGGCAAGAGCCTTATATGCAGGAGAAGACGTAGAATTTTTGGCAAGAAGAATAATAATATGTGCTTCAGAGGATGTGGGTATGGCTAATCCCACTGCTTTACAAGTTGCAGTTGCTGCGGCACAGGCTGTAAAAATGATTGGAATGCCAGAGAGCAGGATTATATTGGCACATGCAGCAGTTACAGTTGCATGCAGTCCAAAATCAAATTCTGCGTACATGGCTATAAACAAAGCTTTAGCAGATGTTGAGACAAAAAATACGGGAAGCGTTCCAATGCATCTTCGAAACGCCCCTGCAAAGGGAATGGAGCAGCTTGGTTATGGAAAGGGCTATAAATATGCTCATGATTACGAAAATAACCTTGTAAAGCAGGAGTATTTCCCAGAAGAAATGTTGGGTACGCTATATTACCATCCTACTGAAAATGGGTATGAAGCAAAGATTAAGGCTTGGTTGGAAAAATGGAGAGAGGCTTAA